One Gemmatimonadaceae bacterium genomic window, GCGGAGGAAGGAATGCCACCTCATCGGTAATCGTGCGGGCCATGCTGACGAGTGTGTGGTCCGCCGGAAGATAGACTCGGCCATGGTCATCAACATTCGCAGGATCGATCCTCACCACGCGTCCGACAATCTGCCGGAAACTCAACAAGGTCAGCCGGTTGGTCAGATGGACCACGACTCTCAATCTGCGAATGTCGATGCCCTCGGAAACCATGTTCACGGCCACGATCCACGGATCATGCGATCCCCCGAATTTCCTGATCGCGTTTGCTGGTTGCGGGTCGGCGGGATCAAACAGCTTCGAGCAAGCGACAACGGGCCGCCACCCGAGAATCTCTTCGTGCATGAACTCTGCGACCCGATCCGCGTGACTACAGTCAACGCAAACAACCAACCCAGCAGCGTCGAGATCTCCCCGACGCCGCAGGTCGAGTAGGTAGTCATTAGCGTCCGAGAGAAGTAGGTCGGCGATTGAACCCTGGCCCACGTATTCGAGCGCGGTTCTGAGTCGTCTCCGGTCCCCAACTTCGGTGAGCGAGTCATCGAAGCTGACCGTGTGAGTGGCCCCATCCTCGGTCCGGAAAGTCGTCGTGCCGGCTCCGTAGACGAACTGTATTGGACGGCACGCTTGGTCCACCAGAGCGCGGTCGTAGCCATAGCGATAATGCGGTCTCGCTGCTCCTCCTTCGACGGGGACGAACGCAATCGCGTCTTGGTTGGTGCGAAATGGTGTGCCCGTAAGTGCCAAAATGCTCCGGGCCGAGCGTCTAAAAGCCTCCTGCGCGCTTCGACCCCAACCTGAGTCCACACCCACGTGGTGGATCTCGTCAAAGATCACAAGGGTGTTGTGCCCGGGATCGGTGGCATGAGCCAGGAACATGTCCGGTGCCGAGAACAGACTCTGGTAAGTCGCTACGACGCCTGCCCAGCGTTCCCCAATCG contains:
- a CDS encoding DEAD/DEAH box helicase family protein, whose product is MTDQDQRRSFARAEVRRVWERQGRICVLCQRSIPIDLMHGDHLVAWSKGGPTTLSNCQALCGSCNLRKGSEPQAVVQQQFNPDKLAPGESVLRLWQAEALKEILPRLATEPILVEACPGAGKTHFGLEVAYRLLQDHSCSRVLVFVPSLGIADGWLASASKADRASPTIPLLGPRAWGPVQPIGERWAGVVATYQSLFSAPDMFLAHATDPGHNTLVIFDEIHHVGVDSGWGRSAQEAFRRSARSILALTGTPFRTNQDAIAFVPVEGGAARPHYRYGYDRALVDQACRPIQFVYGAGTTTFRTEDGATHTVSFDDSLTEVGDRRRLRTALEYVGQGSIADLLLSDANDYLLDLRRRGDLDAAGLVVCVDCSHADRVAEFMHEEILGWRPVVACSKLFDPADPQPANAIRKFGGSHDPWIVAVNMVSEGIDIRRLRVVVHLTNRLTLLSFRQIVGRVVRIDPANVDDHGRVYLPADHTLVSMARTITDEVAFLPPPMVIGTDRRPSSVKIREDEGAERGTFQSLESVGERGAVSDTEGRFAEPSLVRLARLYIDRNGLTGTDAESLALAASENPELRAALERSDG